AGTGAACTCGTATCTGGATTACAGAAACAAGGCCGTGTTGTTGCTTTTGTTGGGGATGGAATCAATGATGCACCAGCGCTTGCAACGGCCGATACAGGAATTAGTATTGGGACTGGTACGGATATTGCGATTGAAACGGGGGATGTCACGCTTGTTGGACACCAGTTAACGCTCGTTCCACAGACGATTCAGCTGAGCCGAGCAACGATGCGTAATATTCGACAAAACTTTTTCTGGGCACTGGCTTATAATTGTGCTGGAATTCCGATTGCGGCGCTTGGATTATTAGCTCCATGGGTAGCGGGTCTTGCGATGGCGGGTAGCTCCGTATCGGTTGTGGCTAACGCGCTACGCTTAAAACGGATCAAATTAAAATAAAAACTAGGACAGGAGTCTTGGAAGTGAGGTTAAAAGGACTCATTTTTAAGATTTTCCTGTCTTTTTATTGACATTGCGTTCATTTTTGTTTAATATAATAAACAAATAGATGTAAGGAGTGGTTGGAGATGCAACGATATACATATTTAAAATTGGCTTTGAAAGAAAATCACATGACGCTACAACAAGCCGCAGACAGGATTGGTGTGACAAAAGGATATTTGAGCCAACTCGTTAATAATAAAATCAAGGAACCAAGCGCCCAAAAATTACAAGCGTTACATGAGATACTAAGTTTAGAATATCCACCGAAAGAGAAAAATATCGGCGTCGTCTTTGGTAAGTTTTATCCGCTACATACGGGGCATATTTATCTGATTCAGCGGGCGGCAAGTCAGGTGGACGAGCTTCACATCATTCTTTGCCATGATCAAGAACGCGATTTTGAGTTGTTTCAAAAGAGTTCGATGACGAAACAGCCAACAGTGGAGGATCGCTGGCGTTGGTTGTTGCAGACTTTTAAATACCAACAAAATATTAAGATTCATGATTTATCAGAGAATGGGATTCCACCCTATCCAGATGGTTGGGATGAATGGGCGATTCGGGCGAAGAAGTTGCTCGCAGATAATCATATTCAAGCTAATGCGATTTACTCAAGTGAGCCGAAAGATGCGATTAAATATCAGGAATTACTTGGTGTAGATACGATCGTTATTGATGCAGAACGTTCTTTTATGAACATCAGTGCCACGCAAATCAGGCAAGAGCCGTTTCATTATTGGGATTATATACCGACAGAAGTCAAGCCATTTTTTGTTCGGAAAGTGGCAATTCTAGGTGGTGAATCGAGTGGGAAATCGACGCTTGTTAATAAATTGGCAAACACATTCAATACGACGAGTGCTTGGGAGTATGGGCGCGATTATGTTTTCTCTCATCTAGGTGGGAATGAGAAAGCACTACAGTTTTCCGATTATGACAAAATATCACTTGGGCAGGCGCAATATATAGATTTTGCTGTGAAATACGCCAATAAAGTAGCTTTTATTGATACGGATTATGTGACCACGCAAGCATTTTGTATGACTTATGAGGGGAAAAAACATCCTTTTGTACAGGCAATGATGGAGACGCAGCGCTTTGACCTCGTTATTTTGCTCGAAAATAATACGCCGTGGGTCAATGATGGATTGCGGCATTTAGGAAGTAAGGCAAAACGGAAAGATTTTCAAGATTTATTGGAGCGTTTGTTAACGGAAAATGATATTCCTTATATTGCGATTACTTCTGGAAATTATGAGGAGCGATATCTTGAGAGTATTCAATTGGTAGAACAACTATTGAACGATAAAAAGGAGCATTCAAATGAAATCAGTCATTATGAAGATTGGTCGGAATAAGGTTTATCCGTATATTTGTGTTTTACTTGTCACGCTTGCGTTTTTAGCAACGAATCCGCTCACGAACTTTGAGTGGCGCTACCTATTATCCTATTTTGGAGCTGTTTGTGGTTTGATCTGCGTTATTTTACTTGCGAAGGGGAAAAATAGTGGGAACTTTTTCGGTATGTTGGCGGCTTTTGGAGAAATGAGCGGCAACTTTTTAGGGCGAAATGTTGGCGCGGCGCTACCGAGTATTTATTATTTTGTGACGCATATTTTCGGTTTGGTGACGTGGAGAAAACATATGAGTGTCAATCAAACGTTGGAACCGCGTAAACTCACGGAGCGTCATTTTGGCATCGCGATCCTTTTTATTGTTGGTGCTTCATTTGTGAATATGTTTTTAACTGGTATTCTGGGCGTTGTCAACGATCCTTATCAGTTGATGTTGAATAATTTCATTTTCGCACTCGGCGTAACAGCTCAATTTCTGATGATTACCAGATTTAGTTTTAACTGGTATTTATGGATTATCATGAACATCCTTGTTATTTCGCTTAATATCTATACGAAAAATCCGATTATCGCGACACAATATGCTATTTACCTTTTTAATGCGGTGTATGGATTATTGGAATGGCACGAGGCGGAGAAAAAGCGAGTATTATCCGTGCAATGATTACCTGGGTAGGGTATAATGAAATAGAGACGAATAACGAAGGAGTGAATAAAAATGGCCAAATTGGTAGTGGAAGTCGAAGGTATGAGCTGTGAGCACTGCGAAAAACGGGTGCGCGAGGCGATTGAGTCTGTTGAAGGTGTTGAAAAAGCAGTTATTTCACTAGACGCTGGAACAGCAGAAGTAACGTATGATGATGGTAAAAAGGTACAAGACGC
The sequence above is drawn from the Listeria weihenstephanensis genome and encodes:
- the pnuC gene encoding nicotinamide riboside transporter PnuC: MKSVIMKIGRNKVYPYICVLLVTLAFLATNPLTNFEWRYLLSYFGAVCGLICVILLAKGKNSGNFFGMLAAFGEMSGNFLGRNVGAALPSIYYFVTHIFGLVTWRKHMSVNQTLEPRKLTERHFGIAILFIVGASFVNMFLTGILGVVNDPYQLMLNNFIFALGVTAQFLMITRFSFNWYLWIIMNILVISLNIYTKNPIIATQYAIYLFNAVYGLLEWHEAEKKRVLSVQ
- the nadR gene encoding multifunctional transcriptional regulator/nicotinamide-nucleotide adenylyltransferase/ribosylnicotinamide kinase NadR, producing MQRYTYLKLALKENHMTLQQAADRIGVTKGYLSQLVNNKIKEPSAQKLQALHEILSLEYPPKEKNIGVVFGKFYPLHTGHIYLIQRAASQVDELHIILCHDQERDFELFQKSSMTKQPTVEDRWRWLLQTFKYQQNIKIHDLSENGIPPYPDGWDEWAIRAKKLLADNHIQANAIYSSEPKDAIKYQELLGVDTIVIDAERSFMNISATQIRQEPFHYWDYIPTEVKPFFVRKVAILGGESSGKSTLVNKLANTFNTTSAWEYGRDYVFSHLGGNEKALQFSDYDKISLGQAQYIDFAVKYANKVAFIDTDYVTTQAFCMTYEGKKHPFVQAMMETQRFDLVILLENNTPWVNDGLRHLGSKAKRKDFQDLLERLLTENDIPYIAITSGNYEERYLESIQLVEQLLNDKKEHSNEISHYEDWSE
- a CDS encoding heavy-metal-associated domain-containing protein, whose product is MAKLVVEVEGMSCEHCEKRVREAIESVEGVEKAVISLDAGTAEVTYDDGKKVQDAIAEAVDEAGYEVVV